A window of Castanea sativa cultivar Marrone di Chiusa Pesio chromosome 1, ASM4071231v1 contains these coding sequences:
- the LOC142619363 gene encoding hypersensitive-induced response protein 1-like: MGQAFGCLQVDQSNVIIREHFGKFDEVLEPGCHCLPWCLGYQVAGGLSLRVQQLDVRCETKTKDNVFVTVVASIQYRAVADKASDAFYRLTNTREQIQSYVFDVIRASVPKLNLDAVFEQKNDIAKAVEDELEKAMSTYGYEIVQTLIVDIEPDPHVKRAMNEINAAARMRVAANDKAEADKILQIKKAEGEAESKYLSGLGIARQRQAIVDGLRDSVLAFSENVPGTTAKDVMDMVLVTQYFDTMKEIGASSKSSSVFIPHGPGAVRDVASQIREGLLQAQSLKS; encoded by the exons ATGGGTCAAGCATTCGGTTGTCTTCAGGTGGACCAATCAAATGTGATTATCAGGGAACATTTTGGAAAGTTCGATGAAGTGCTGGAGCCAGGATGTCACTGCCTGCCTTGGTGTCTTGGATACCAGGTGGCTGGTGGACTCTCATTGCGTGTGCAACAACTTGATGTTCGATGTGAAACAAAAACGAAG GACAATGTCTTTGTCACTGTGGTTGCATCTATTCAATATCGTGCTGTGGCTGACAAAGCATCTGATGCTTTCTATAGGCTCACCAATACCAGGGAGCAGATCCAATCCTATGTGTTTGATG TTATCAGGGCAAGTGTGCCAAAATTGAACTTGGATGCTGTCTTTGAGCAGAAGAATGACATAGCAAAAGCTGTGGAAGACGAGCTGGAAAAG GCCATGTCCACTTATGGGTATGAAATCGTCCAAACACTAATTGTGGATATTGAGCCTGATCCCCATGTGAAAAGAGCAATGAATGAGATAAATGCAG CTGCTAGAATGAGGGTGGCAGCAAATGACAAGGCAGAGGCAGACAAAATCTTGCAGATCAAGAAAGCTGAGGGAGAAGCAGAATCAAAGTACTTGTCAGGGCTTGGTATAGCTCGCCAGCGCCAGGCCATTGTTGATGGGCTGAGGGACAGTGTACTTGCCTTCTCTGAGAATGTGCCTGGAACAACTGCCAAGGATGTCATGGACATGGTGCTGGTTACCCAATACTTTGACACAATGAAGGAGATCGGGGCATCCTCAAAGTCCTCATCTGTGTTCATCCCACATGGGCCAGGAGCAGTCAGAGACGTTGCTTCACAGATCCGAGAGGGTCTTCTTCAAGCTCAGTCTCTCAAGAGTTGA